In Brevibacterium pigmentatum, the sequence GTGAGTCCCCGGACCTGGAAAGTCGCATCGCCCGGATCGGCGGCTTCCTTCTCGGTCGTCAGCGACACGGCGCGGCCGACCATCTGGCTGGCCAGTTCGGCCTCGGTCGACTCGGGCGAGGCCTCGCCGACGATCTTGCCGCGGCGGATGACCGTGATCGCGTCGGCGATCGCGCGGACCTCACGGAGTTTGTGGGTGATGAACACGATCGATGTGCCCTGCTCCTTGAGCTGGCGCATGATCGAGATGAGTTCGTCGGTCTCCTGCGGAGTCAGCACGGCCGTCGGCTCGTCGAGGATGAGGATCTTGGCATCCCGGGACAGAGCCTTGATGATCTCCACACGCTGCTGTGCGCCGACCGGCAGATCCTCGATGAGGGCGTCGGGATCGATATTGAAGTTGAAGCGCGAGGAGATCTCCTTGACCTTCTTCCGCGCCTCGTTGATGTCGAGGAGCCCGAGGCTCTTCGTCGGTTCGTAGCCCAGCGCCACGGACTCGGCGACGGTGAATACGGGCACGAGCATGAAATGCTGGTGGACCATGCCGATTCCCGCGGCCACGGCATCGCCGGGGCCGGAGAACTTCACCGGCTTGTCGTCGATGAGGATCTCTCCCCCATCGGCGTCGTAGAGTCCGTAGAGGACATTCATCATGGTGGATTTGCCGGCGCCGTTCTCACCCAGCAGAGCGTGGATCTCGCCCGGCTCGATGGTGAGATCGATGTGGTCGTTCGCCACGAACGATCCGAACACCTTGGTCATCCCGCGAAGCTCGAGTTTCACTGCTTCCGGTTCTCCTCACAAACTTGAAAACTGCAGGGCCGACAATGTCGGGCCCTGCAGTTTAACCGACGAGCTTACTTCGGTGTGCTCTCCGACTCGACGACGAGGCTGCCGTCGATGATCTGCTTCTTGAGCTCTTCGACTTCCTTCTTCACGTCTTCGGGAACTTCCTTGTCGAGGTCGTGGTAGGGAGCGATGCCCACGCCTTCGTTCTCGAGGGTGCCGACGTAGGGTTCGTTGGTGAACTTGTCCTCCGTGCCTTCCTTGACGGTGTCCTCGACCGCGTTGGCGATCTGCTTGACCACCGACGTGAGCATGATGTCGCCGTATTCGGTCGACTCGTAGCCGTCGGAGTCGACCCACACGAGCTTGACGTCGCCGGCTTCCTTCGCAGCAGCGGCGGCGCCGAGGCCGACGGGTCCGGCGACCGGCATGATGACGTCGGCGCCCTGGGAGATCATCTGCTTGGTCAGTTCCTGACCCTGTCCCTGGTTCTCGAAGTCACCAGAGAACGATCCGTCCTGCTTCTCCTTGTTCCAGCCGAGCAGCTTGACGTCCTTCTTCT encodes:
- a CDS encoding ABC transporter ATP-binding protein, giving the protein MKLELRGMTKVFGSFVANDHIDLTIEPGEIHALLGENGAGKSTMMNVLYGLYDADGGEILIDDKPVKFSGPGDAVAAGIGMVHQHFMLVPVFTVAESVALGYEPTKSLGLLDINEARKKVKEISSRFNFNIDPDALIEDLPVGAQQRVEIIKALSRDAKILILDEPTAVLTPQETDELISIMRQLKEQGTSIVFITHKLREVRAIADAITVIRRGKIVGEASPESTEAELASQMVGRAVSLTTEKEAADPGDATFQVRGLTVVDKAENVVVDDVSFDVRRGEILAVAGVQGNGQTELAETIIGLTEPRLGTITLDGKKLVGSSVKDRLGAGIGFVPEDRSTDGIIAEFAIHENMILDVYDREPYAKGLNMRSKVINEEAKKKVEEFDIRLGSVSDPISTLSGGNQQKVVLSRELGRDLRLFIASQPTRGLDVGSIEFVHKRVIAERDAGTPCIIVSTELDEVYGLADRIAVMYAGRVVGIVGPETSREALGLMMAGVPADEALEATDDDSATTSAEETK